One Campylobacter concisus DNA segment encodes these proteins:
- a CDS encoding cytochrome ubiquinol oxidase subunit I produces the protein MSEMDFVDWSRAQFALTAIYHFLFVPLTLGLSFIIAIMETIYVKTGDKAWLEITKFWLKLFGINFAIGVATGIIMEFEFGTNWANYSWFVGDIFGAPLAIEGLLAFFMESTFFAIMFFGWEKVSKKFHLLSTWLVAIGSNLSALWILIANGWMQYPIGMKFNPDTARMEMQNFFEVALNPLGITKFLHTVTSGYTISALFVIGISAWFLIKKRHILLAKKSIVVASAFGLITSAFLLLSGDESAYLAAQKQPMKLAAMEGLYKGEKNAGLVAAGILNPAKKLDDESDAFLFEIKVPYALGIMANRELNSFTPGINDLLYGNSEHNLISVEEKMAKGKVAIEALKNYKEAKKTNDESLMKSSLSNLESNLNFLGYGYLKDAKEAVPPVALTFYSFHIMVALGTYFIALFVITLYLNLSRKYKFENIRAFLWICLFTIPLGYIAAEAGWIVAEVGRQPWTIQDLMTVGVGATNLSDSNVKISFILFAVLFTVLLIAEIKIMLKQIKIGFNDHA, from the coding sequence ATGTCTGAGATGGATTTTGTTGATTGGTCTAGGGCTCAGTTTGCGCTGACTGCCATTTACCACTTTTTGTTTGTCCCGCTTACGTTGGGGCTAAGTTTTATCATCGCCATTATGGAGACGATATATGTCAAAACTGGCGATAAGGCCTGGCTTGAGATAACGAAATTTTGGCTAAAGCTCTTTGGTATAAATTTCGCTATTGGTGTAGCTACTGGTATCATCATGGAGTTTGAGTTTGGTACAAACTGGGCGAATTATAGCTGGTTTGTCGGCGATATCTTCGGCGCTCCACTTGCGATCGAGGGCTTGCTAGCATTTTTCATGGAGAGTACTTTTTTTGCCATTATGTTTTTTGGTTGGGAAAAGGTTAGTAAGAAATTTCACCTACTTTCAACATGGCTTGTTGCGATCGGTTCAAATTTAAGCGCACTTTGGATCTTGATCGCAAATGGCTGGATGCAGTATCCAATAGGCATGAAATTTAACCCAGACACAGCTAGAATGGAGATGCAAAATTTCTTCGAAGTTGCGCTAAATCCACTTGGTATCACTAAATTTTTACACACAGTAACTAGCGGCTACACTATCTCAGCTCTTTTTGTGATAGGAATTTCTGCTTGGTTTTTGATAAAAAAACGCCACATCTTGCTAGCTAAAAAAAGCATCGTAGTTGCTAGCGCATTTGGTCTTATCACTTCGGCATTTTTGCTACTTAGCGGTGATGAGAGCGCATATCTTGCAGCTCAAAAGCAGCCTATGAAGCTAGCAGCCATGGAGGGACTTTATAAAGGCGAGAAAAATGCTGGACTAGTTGCAGCTGGTATTTTAAACCCAGCTAAAAAGCTTGACGATGAGAGCGATGCCTTTTTGTTTGAGATAAAAGTACCTTACGCACTTGGTATCATGGCAAACAGAGAGCTTAACTCATTTACACCAGGCATAAATGACCTACTTTATGGCAACAGCGAGCACAATCTAATAAGCGTAGAAGAGAAGATGGCAAAGGGCAAAGTAGCTATCGAAGCTCTTAAAAACTACAAAGAGGCTAAAAAAACAAATGACGAGAGCTTGATGAAAAGCTCACTTTCAAATTTAGAGAGCAACCTAAATTTCTTAGGATATGGCTATCTTAAAGACGCAAAAGAGGCAGTGCCACCAGTTGCGCTTACATTTTATAGCTTCCACATCATGGTAGCACTTGGTACATATTTTATAGCTCTTTTTGTTATCACTCTTTATCTAAATCTCTCAAGAAAATATAAATTTGAAAACATAAGAGCATTTTTGTGGATCTGCCTCTTTACCATACCGCTTGGCTACATCGCAGCTGAGGCTGGCTGGATAGTAGCAGAGGTCGGCCGTCAGCCTTGGACGATACAAGATCTAATGACCGTTGGTGTTGGAGCTACAAATTTATCTGACTCAAAT
- a CDS encoding DUF4492 domain-containing protein, translating into MIKNCLKNIASLYIDGFKNMKIGKKLWLLIAIKLIIMFGILKVFIFDETLNTKFQTDEEKSEFVIRNLIKE; encoded by the coding sequence ATGATTAAAAACTGCTTAAAAAACATCGCCTCTTTATATATAGACGGCTTTAAAAATATGAAAATAGGCAAGAAACTATGGCTTCTCATAGCGATAAAGCTTATCATTATGTTTGGGATATTAAAGGTCTTTATCTTTGATGAAACTCTTAATACCAAATTTCAAACCGACGAAGAAAAAAGCGAATTTGTAATTCGTAATTTAATAAAGGAATAA